The following are encoded together in the Nocardioides sp. Arc9.136 genome:
- a CDS encoding ribonuclease D, giving the protein MVDETPEPPSPEHDPALEADQPQGTPEPQPEPPPLLTLRDGLPPVVASAAALAEVCAAMAAGTGPVAIDAERASGYRYSNRAYLVQLRREGAGTALVDPIAFDDLAPLQEALEGTEWILHAATQDLPCLAEIGLTPTALFDTELAGRLLGYPRVGLATLVETVLGFGMKKEHSAVDWSTRPLPQPWLEYAALDVEVLVELRDALAVELVEQGKDEWARQEFDHLRSFEVVPRVDAWRRTSGLHRVRGRRSLGAVRALWELRDQLAEQRDVTPGRIVPDSAIVAAATAMPQDRTALLATKGFHGRGAERYATRWVAALREVAEMDEADLPARAPRGDGPPLPRAWAEKDPVAAVRLQLAREAMTALAEEHGLPVENLLTPDYLRRTLWTPPATREPGELLDAVAGVLQGYGARSWQVSLAAPVLTRAILDADTRAAAPAPEAVAGTDPLVDG; this is encoded by the coding sequence ATGGTCGACGAGACACCCGAGCCGCCGTCCCCCGAGCACGATCCCGCCCTCGAGGCGGACCAGCCGCAGGGGACGCCCGAGCCGCAGCCCGAGCCCCCGCCCCTGCTGACGCTGCGCGACGGGCTGCCGCCCGTGGTCGCCAGCGCCGCGGCGCTGGCCGAGGTCTGCGCCGCGATGGCCGCCGGGACCGGGCCGGTCGCGATCGACGCCGAGCGGGCCTCGGGCTACCGCTACTCCAACCGCGCCTACCTCGTGCAGCTGCGCCGCGAGGGCGCCGGCACCGCGCTGGTCGACCCGATCGCCTTCGACGACCTCGCCCCGCTGCAGGAGGCGCTCGAGGGCACCGAGTGGATCCTGCACGCGGCCACCCAGGACCTCCCGTGCCTCGCCGAGATCGGCCTGACCCCGACCGCGCTGTTCGACACCGAGCTGGCCGGGCGGCTGCTCGGCTACCCCCGGGTGGGCCTGGCGACGCTGGTCGAGACGGTGCTCGGGTTCGGCATGAAGAAGGAGCACTCCGCGGTCGACTGGTCGACCCGCCCGCTCCCCCAGCCGTGGCTGGAGTACGCCGCGCTCGACGTCGAGGTGCTCGTCGAGCTCCGCGACGCGCTGGCCGTCGAGCTGGTCGAGCAGGGCAAGGACGAGTGGGCCCGGCAGGAGTTCGACCACCTGCGCAGCTTCGAGGTCGTCCCCCGCGTCGACGCCTGGCGTCGTACGTCGGGCCTGCACCGGGTCCGCGGACGGCGGTCGCTCGGCGCGGTGCGCGCACTGTGGGAGCTGCGCGACCAGCTCGCCGAGCAGCGCGACGTGACGCCCGGCCGGATCGTCCCTGACTCCGCGATCGTCGCGGCCGCGACCGCGATGCCGCAGGACCGGACCGCGCTGCTGGCGACCAAGGGCTTCCACGGCCGCGGCGCCGAGCGGTACGCCACCCGGTGGGTGGCGGCCCTGCGCGAGGTGGCCGAGATGGACGAGGCCGACCTGCCCGCGCGCGCCCCGCGCGGCGACGGCCCGCCGCTCCCCCGCGCCTGGGCCGAGAAGGACCCGGTCGCAGCGGTCCGGCTGCAGCTGGCCCGCGAGGCGATGACCGCCCTCGCCGAGGAGCACGGGCTCCCCGTGGAGAACCTGCTGACCCCCGACTACCTGCGCCGCACCCTGTGGACGCCGCCCGCCACGCGCGAGCCCGGTGAGCTGCTCGACGCCGTCGCCGGCGTGCTGCAGGGGTACGGCGCCCGCTCGTGGCAGGTCTCCCTGGCCGCGCCGGTCCTCACCCGCGCGATCCTCGACGCCGACACCCGCGCCGCCGCACCGGCGCCCGAGGCCGTCGCGGGGACGGACCCCCTGGTCGACGGGTGA
- the hemG gene encoding protoporphyrinogen oxidase, which translates to MGSPRRTVVVGAGIAGLTAAHDLVAAGDEVVVLEASDAVGGKIRRQEVGGTPVDVGAEAMLNRRPEGVDLAREVGLEVEHPALAASRIWTRGDLRPLPRSLMGVPLDLDQLAASGVLSEQGLDRVRAEPSLGPDALEGDVSVGDLVDRRFGAEVTDRLVEPLLGGVYAGRAREISARAAVPQLVTYAARGSVLEQAAGVPTTYDAPVFAGIAGGMGRFPEALAARLPVRLGVTVRGLERRPDGGFVLTCGPTTAPERVEADAVVLATPAAPASRLLAAVAPVASVELAGVETASVVVVTLAYRVQDAAPVVGAGSSGFLVPPVEGRRIKASTFSFAKWDWVRAAGAEQGLVHLRTSLGRHGEEVALQASDEELVAWSLADLADATGLAAAPVDVHVQRWGGGLPQYAVGHLDRVARIRAALDAVPGLVACGASYDGVGIPAVIASAHRAVRELG; encoded by the coding sequence GTGGGTAGTCCTCGCCGCACCGTCGTCGTCGGGGCCGGCATTGCCGGCCTGACCGCCGCACACGACCTCGTCGCCGCCGGCGACGAGGTCGTGGTGCTCGAGGCCTCGGACGCCGTCGGCGGCAAGATCCGCCGCCAGGAGGTCGGCGGCACGCCCGTCGACGTCGGCGCCGAGGCGATGCTGAACCGCCGACCGGAGGGCGTCGACCTCGCCCGCGAGGTCGGCCTCGAGGTCGAGCACCCCGCCCTCGCCGCGTCCCGGATCTGGACGCGCGGCGACCTGCGGCCGCTGCCGCGCTCCCTCATGGGCGTCCCGCTCGACCTCGACCAGCTCGCCGCCTCCGGGGTGCTGAGCGAGCAGGGCCTCGACCGGGTCCGCGCCGAGCCGTCGCTCGGGCCCGATGCCCTCGAGGGCGACGTCTCCGTCGGCGACCTGGTCGACCGCCGGTTCGGCGCCGAGGTCACCGACCGCCTGGTCGAGCCGCTGCTGGGCGGGGTGTACGCCGGGCGGGCCCGCGAGATCTCCGCCCGCGCCGCCGTCCCGCAGCTGGTCACCTACGCCGCCCGCGGCTCGGTCCTCGAGCAGGCCGCCGGGGTCCCCACGACGTACGACGCGCCCGTCTTCGCCGGCATCGCCGGCGGGATGGGGCGGTTCCCCGAGGCGCTCGCGGCCCGGCTCCCGGTCCGGCTGGGGGTGACGGTGCGCGGCCTCGAGCGCCGGCCGGACGGCGGCTTCGTGCTCACCTGCGGCCCGACCACGGCGCCCGAGCGGGTCGAGGCGGACGCGGTGGTCCTGGCCACCCCGGCCGCCCCGGCGTCCCGGCTGCTCGCCGCGGTCGCGCCGGTCGCGTCCGTCGAGCTCGCCGGCGTGGAGACCGCGTCGGTGGTCGTGGTGACCCTCGCCTACCGCGTCCAGGACGCCGCCCCGGTCGTCGGGGCCGGCTCGTCGGGCTTCCTGGTGCCGCCGGTCGAGGGGCGCCGGATCAAGGCCTCGACGTTCTCCTTCGCCAAGTGGGACTGGGTCCGCGCCGCCGGCGCCGAGCAGGGCCTCGTCCACCTGCGCACCTCGCTGGGCCGGCACGGCGAGGAGGTCGCCCTGCAGGCCTCCGACGAGGAGCTCGTCGCCTGGTCGCTGGCCGACCTCGCCGACGCCACGGGCCTGGCCGCCGCCCCCGTCGACGTGCACGTGCAGCGCTGGGGCGGGGGACTGCCGCAGTACGCCGTCGGCCACCTCGACCGGGTCGCCCGCATCCGGGCCGCCCTCGACGCCGTCCCGGGCCTGGTCGCCTGCGGTGCGTCGTACGACGGCGTCGGCATCCCCGCCGTCATCGCCTCCGCCCACCGGGCGGTCCGGGAGCTGGGCTAG
- a CDS encoding DUF3000 domain-containing protein: MVVRQETHPGTGAAASPPEFRDAVSSMHGARLRPEVFCEEMPAPQRIAPYAAALSADVTVEGTDVGTGRIILLHDPDGNDAWDGTFRCVAYARAEIEVDMVSDPMLAEVGWSWLTEALEAHGATYAMASGTVTRVATESFGGMADEGGTAQLEVRASWTPLVPQGAAPGTPLDVAPHVEAWGELLCTAVGLPPVPEGVSVMPSRRGQRGSGR; this comes from the coding sequence ATGGTCGTGCGTCAGGAGACGCACCCGGGCACGGGTGCGGCGGCGAGCCCCCCGGAGTTCCGGGACGCGGTGTCGAGCATGCACGGCGCACGCCTGCGCCCGGAGGTGTTCTGCGAGGAGATGCCGGCGCCCCAGCGGATCGCGCCGTACGCCGCCGCGCTGAGCGCCGACGTCACCGTCGAGGGCACCGACGTCGGGACCGGCCGGATCATCCTGCTGCACGACCCGGACGGCAACGACGCGTGGGACGGCACGTTCCGCTGCGTGGCCTACGCCCGCGCCGAGATCGAGGTCGACATGGTGAGCGACCCCATGCTCGCCGAGGTCGGCTGGTCGTGGCTGACCGAGGCCCTCGAGGCGCACGGCGCGACGTACGCCATGGCCTCGGGGACCGTGACCCGCGTCGCGACCGAGAGCTTCGGCGGCATGGCCGACGAGGGCGGCACGGCCCAGCTGGAGGTGCGCGCGTCCTGGACGCCGCTGGTCCCGCAGGGCGCCGCCCCCGGCACCCCGCTCGACGTCGCACCGCACGTGGAGGCGTGGGGCGAGCTGCTCTGCACCGCCGTCGGGCTGCCGCCGGTGCCCGAAGGCGTCAGCGTGATGCCGAGCCGTCGCGGCCAGCGGGGCTCGGGTCGCTGA
- a CDS encoding flavin reductase family protein has product MTATPDPLASVTALTTNQDLDPTRLREAFGIFPTGVVAVAAEVDGEPVGLAASSFTSVSLDPPLVSFSVANTSKTWPALRRAGHLGVTILASHQGTICRQLAGPVEQRFAGVGLHTTEDGAVLLDEGLARFDCSIHEEVVAGDHTLVLLRLHAVENADTSLPLVFHRSAFGRLEASA; this is encoded by the coding sequence ATGACCGCGACCCCCGACCCGCTCGCCAGCGTCACCGCGCTGACCACGAACCAGGACCTCGACCCGACCCGGCTGCGCGAGGCGTTCGGGATCTTCCCGACCGGCGTCGTCGCGGTGGCCGCCGAGGTCGACGGGGAGCCGGTCGGCCTCGCCGCCAGCTCGTTCACCTCCGTCAGCCTCGACCCGCCGCTGGTGTCGTTCTCGGTCGCCAACACCTCCAAGACGTGGCCGGCCCTGCGCCGCGCGGGGCACCTCGGCGTCACGATCCTGGCCTCCCACCAGGGCACGATCTGCCGCCAGCTCGCCGGACCGGTGGAGCAGCGCTTCGCCGGTGTCGGGCTGCACACCACCGAGGACGGCGCGGTGCTCCTCGACGAGGGACTGGCCCGCTTCGACTGCTCCATCCACGAGGAGGTGGTCGCCGGCGACCACACCCTGGTGCTGCTGCGCCTGCACGCCGTCGAGAACGCCGACACCTCGCTCCCGCTGGTCTTCCACCGCTCGGCCTTCGGGCGCCTGGAGGCCAGCGCCTGA
- a CDS encoding LysR family transcriptional regulator, whose translation MRIEQLEYLAAVTQHGSLRRASERLHISQPALSEALTKLERELGVTLLDRRRSGARISRQGRDLLQNMVDVLEAVDRLRQAAGDQGTATRLLRIGTVNAATSTLLVPALRLFQDRHPGATVEVLDTQQAEIHQGVLEGSLDLGLVNVLAGDDAPADLAGTALVHGRPVVVLPADHPLAAQPSVTTDQLREERFVAMRAGYLMHRFAHRLFEGRMPQRCHTTDGAEMGKLMVAEGLGVTVLPDYSVVGDPLERTGLLTCRPIAGDETAVTLVLRHREGQLPGRVRDLRAALVEVARGRRTPAAVGGGTVMEVVPSQTA comes from the coding sequence GTGCGCATCGAACAGCTGGAGTACCTCGCCGCGGTCACCCAGCACGGCTCGCTGCGTCGGGCCAGCGAGCGGCTGCACATCTCCCAGCCGGCCCTGTCCGAGGCGCTGACCAAGCTCGAGCGCGAGCTGGGCGTGACCCTGCTGGACCGCCGCCGCTCGGGCGCGCGGATCAGCCGCCAGGGCCGCGACCTGCTGCAGAACATGGTCGACGTGCTCGAGGCGGTCGACCGCCTGCGCCAGGCCGCCGGCGACCAAGGCACCGCTACCCGGCTGCTGCGCATCGGCACCGTGAACGCCGCCACCTCGACCCTCCTGGTCCCGGCCCTGCGGCTCTTCCAGGACCGACACCCCGGCGCGACCGTCGAGGTGCTCGACACCCAGCAGGCCGAGATCCACCAGGGCGTCCTGGAGGGTTCGCTCGACCTCGGCCTGGTCAACGTCCTCGCCGGCGACGACGCTCCCGCCGACCTCGCGGGCACCGCGCTGGTCCACGGACGACCGGTCGTCGTGCTGCCCGCCGACCACCCGTTGGCCGCCCAGCCGTCGGTGACCACCGACCAGCTGCGCGAGGAGCGGTTCGTGGCGATGCGCGCCGGCTACCTCATGCACCGCTTCGCCCACCGGCTCTTCGAGGGCCGGATGCCGCAGCGGTGCCACACCACCGACGGGGCCGAGATGGGCAAGCTGATGGTCGCCGAGGGCCTCGGGGTCACCGTGCTGCCCGACTACAGCGTCGTCGGCGACCCGCTCGAGCGCACCGGGCTGCTGACGTGCCGTCCGATCGCCGGCGACGAGACCGCCGTGACGCTGGTCCTGCGGCACCGTGAGGGCCAGCTCCCCGGCCGGGTCCGCGACCTGCGCGCCGCCCTCGTGGAGGTGGCCCGCGGGCGACGTACGCCGGCGGCCGTCGGCGGAGGAACCGTGATGGAGGTCGTGCCGTCCCAGACGGCATGA
- the hemE gene encoding uroporphyrinogen decarboxylase has protein sequence MSTTNDTPGDRHPGLADSAFLKAARGEAVPHTPVWFMRQAGRSLPEYLRVREGVGMLESCMDPDLVTEITLQPVRRYGVDAAIFFSDIVLPLKAVGVDLDIKPGVGPVVASPVRTLADVEAIPDLTPDQVPFITAAVRSLVGELGATPLIGFAGAPFTVASYLVEGGPSKEHARTKAMMFSAPDVWDALMRKIAGIAAAYLAVQVEAGASAVQLFDSWAGALTPADYAEHVMPHSARVLAAAGQLGVPRIHFGVGTSNLLTLMGEAGADVVGVDWRTPLSSAIPLVGDRGVQGNLDPTLVFAPTDVMTARAAEVIEAGRAAKGHIFNLGHGVIPSTDPDQLKRLTEFVQSYPL, from the coding sequence GTGAGCACCACGAACGACACCCCCGGCGACCGTCACCCCGGACTCGCCGACAGCGCCTTCCTCAAGGCCGCCCGCGGGGAGGCGGTGCCGCACACGCCCGTGTGGTTCATGCGGCAGGCCGGCCGGTCGCTGCCGGAGTACCTCCGCGTCCGCGAGGGCGTCGGCATGCTCGAGTCCTGCATGGACCCCGACCTGGTCACCGAGATCACCCTGCAGCCGGTCCGGCGGTACGGCGTGGACGCGGCCATCTTCTTCTCCGACATCGTGCTGCCGCTCAAGGCGGTCGGCGTCGACCTCGACATCAAGCCGGGCGTCGGGCCGGTCGTCGCCTCCCCGGTGCGGACGCTCGCCGACGTCGAGGCGATCCCCGACCTCACCCCCGACCAGGTGCCCTTCATCACCGCCGCGGTGCGGTCGCTGGTCGGCGAGCTGGGGGCCACCCCGCTGATCGGCTTCGCCGGCGCGCCGTTCACGGTCGCCTCCTACCTCGTCGAGGGTGGTCCGTCGAAGGAGCACGCGAGGACGAAGGCGATGATGTTCAGCGCCCCGGACGTCTGGGACGCGCTGATGCGCAAGATCGCCGGCATCGCCGCGGCGTACCTCGCGGTGCAGGTCGAGGCCGGCGCCTCCGCCGTCCAGCTCTTCGACTCCTGGGCCGGGGCGCTCACGCCGGCCGACTACGCCGAGCACGTCATGCCGCACTCGGCCCGCGTGCTCGCCGCGGCCGGGCAGCTCGGCGTGCCGCGGATCCACTTCGGGGTCGGCACCTCGAACCTGCTCACGCTGATGGGGGAGGCCGGGGCCGACGTCGTCGGTGTCGACTGGCGCACGCCGCTGAGCTCCGCCATCCCGCTCGTCGGCGACCGCGGGGTCCAGGGCAACCTCGACCCCACCCTCGTCTTCGCCCCCACCGACGTGATGACCGCGCGGGCGGCGGAGGTCATCGAGGCCGGGCGCGCCGCGAAGGGCCACATCTTCAACCTCGGCCACGGGGTCATCCCCTCCACCGACCCCGACCAGCTCAAGCGGCTGACCGAGTTCGTGCAGTCCTACCCGCTCTGA
- a CDS encoding DUF4349 domain-containing protein has product MTPPSRTAHRAAAACLVAVATLTTACSGGSSDDSSASGGSATSAEAPRAAAVEEDGAVLDQAGTAFTANKAEAPEGPDRKVISTGNVALRADDVAKARFDVQEVVDEHGGEVAEERTATDDDGEVERSRLVLRVPSARFDEAVESLTGVAELVDASTTSEDVTTQVLDVDIRVRVQRRSIARIELLLDRAESIRDIVVIEAQLSRRQAALASLEKQQDYLADQTSMSTITVSLERTPKARTVAEEDDDSGFLSGLAAGWDGLSATTVAAATVVGALLPFAAVALLVAVPAWPLLRRLRRRRLAAE; this is encoded by the coding sequence ATGACCCCTCCGTCCCGCACGGCCCACCGCGCTGCCGCCGCCTGCCTGGTCGCCGTCGCGACCCTCACCACCGCCTGCTCGGGCGGCTCCTCGGACGACTCCTCCGCCTCCGGAGGCTCGGCCACCTCCGCGGAGGCACCCCGAGCCGCTGCCGTGGAGGAGGACGGCGCCGTCCTGGACCAGGCGGGCACGGCCTTCACCGCCAACAAGGCGGAGGCGCCCGAGGGGCCTGACCGCAAGGTCATCTCCACCGGCAACGTCGCGCTGCGCGCCGACGACGTGGCGAAGGCACGGTTCGACGTGCAGGAGGTGGTCGACGAGCACGGCGGCGAGGTCGCCGAGGAGCGCACGGCCACCGACGACGACGGCGAGGTCGAGCGCTCACGCCTCGTCCTGCGCGTCCCCTCCGCGCGCTTCGACGAGGCGGTCGAGTCGCTCACGGGTGTCGCGGAGCTCGTCGACGCCAGCACGACCAGCGAGGACGTCACCACCCAGGTCCTCGACGTCGACATCCGGGTGCGGGTGCAGCGCCGCAGCATCGCGCGCATCGAGCTGCTGCTCGACCGCGCCGAGTCGATCCGCGACATCGTGGTCATCGAGGCGCAGCTCTCGCGCCGCCAGGCCGCGCTCGCCTCCCTGGAGAAGCAGCAGGACTACCTCGCCGACCAGACCTCGATGTCGACGATCACCGTGTCCCTCGAGCGCACGCCGAAGGCCCGCACCGTCGCGGAGGAGGACGACGACAGCGGGTTCCTCTCGGGTCTCGCCGCCGGCTGGGACGGCCTCTCCGCGACCACCGTCGCCGCCGCCACCGTCGTCGGCGCACTGCTCCCCTTCGCCGCCGTCGCCCTGCTCGTAGCCGTCCCCGCCTGGCCGCTCCTCAGGCGGCTGCGCCGGCGGCGCCTGGCTGCGGAGTGA
- a CDS encoding SfnB family sulfur acquisition oxidoreductase: protein MSTSLTSEAPGTGSFAVVGTGRVPVLDEAAALEVAATIARRLAVGAAERDAERVLPAEEVDLLSGSGLLAITVPREHGGPGLPTSVVAEVFRLLATGDPSIAQVPHSHFVYVNALRHQGTPAQQAFFFGEVLAGKRFGNAQSEVGTKHVRDHRTTLTPATGGGWLLDGTKGYSTGALFADWIPVLAHLDVDGPMHVAWVERSAPGVTVVDDWDGMGQRTTASGTVRLEAVAVEDARVMPYHLTFEGPQTYGAFAQVLHAALDAGIARAALTEAAEFVTTRSRPYPDAGVERHADDPLVVHAFGEMEVQVRACEALVAEAARAVDRADADLTEASAGHASLAVAAARASTTQASVEVSSRLFEVAGTRSALDGLNLHRHWRNARTHTLHDPASWKVQHLGRHALDGVFPPNHGQV, encoded by the coding sequence GTGTCCACGTCGCTCACGTCCGAGGCGCCCGGGACCGGCTCCTTTGCGGTGGTCGGGACCGGCCGGGTGCCGGTGCTCGACGAGGCCGCTGCCCTCGAGGTGGCCGCCACGATCGCCCGACGCCTCGCGGTCGGCGCCGCCGAGCGGGACGCCGAGCGGGTGCTCCCCGCCGAGGAGGTCGACCTGCTGTCCGGGTCCGGGCTCCTCGCCATCACCGTTCCCCGCGAGCACGGGGGGCCGGGCCTGCCGACGAGCGTCGTGGCGGAGGTCTTCCGCCTGCTCGCCACCGGCGACCCGAGCATCGCCCAGGTCCCGCACAGCCACTTCGTCTACGTCAACGCCCTGCGCCACCAGGGGACGCCGGCGCAGCAGGCGTTCTTCTTCGGCGAGGTGCTGGCCGGCAAGCGGTTCGGCAACGCCCAGTCGGAGGTCGGCACCAAGCACGTCCGCGACCACCGCACGACCCTCACGCCGGCGACCGGCGGCGGCTGGCTGCTCGACGGCACCAAGGGCTACAGCACCGGCGCGCTCTTCGCCGACTGGATCCCGGTGCTCGCCCACCTCGACGTCGACGGCCCGATGCACGTCGCCTGGGTCGAGCGGTCCGCGCCCGGTGTCACCGTCGTCGACGACTGGGACGGCATGGGCCAGCGCACCACCGCCAGCGGCACCGTGCGGCTCGAGGCCGTGGCGGTCGAGGACGCCCGGGTCATGCCGTACCACCTCACCTTCGAGGGGCCCCAGACGTACGGCGCGTTCGCGCAGGTGCTCCACGCCGCGCTGGACGCCGGCATCGCGCGCGCCGCCCTCACCGAGGCCGCGGAGTTCGTCACCACGAGGTCGCGGCCCTACCCCGACGCCGGCGTCGAGCGGCACGCGGACGACCCGCTGGTGGTCCACGCCTTCGGCGAGATGGAGGTGCAGGTCCGCGCCTGCGAGGCGCTCGTCGCCGAGGCGGCCCGTGCCGTCGACCGCGCGGACGCCGACCTCACCGAGGCGTCGGCGGGCCACGCCAGCCTCGCCGTCGCCGCCGCGCGCGCGTCGACCACGCAGGCCTCGGTCGAGGTGTCGAGCCGGCTCTTCGAGGTCGCCGGCACCCGGTCCGCGCTCGACGGCCTGAACCTGCACCGCCACTGGCGCAACGCCCGCACCCACACCCTCCACGACCCGGCGTCCTGGAAGGTCCAGCACCTGGGCCGGCACGCCCTCGACGGGGTGTTCCCGCCCAACCACGGCCAGGTCTGA
- a CDS encoding NADPH-dependent FMN reductase — protein MTVAVVVGNPKPASRTLTAATYVARELSGAEPDLVVDLAVLGPALLDWSDAEVRGLVEAVGAADLVVVASPTYKATYTGLLKLFLDRFSTTGLRGVAVPLMLGAGPAHALAPELALRPLLAEIGGTVPTRALYVLDDLHDDPAAYAEWLAEARPRVAAALTRTGAPA, from the coding sequence GTGACCGTCGCCGTCGTCGTCGGCAACCCCAAGCCGGCGTCGCGCACCCTCACCGCCGCGACGTACGTCGCCCGCGAGCTGTCCGGCGCCGAGCCGGACCTCGTGGTCGACCTCGCGGTCCTCGGCCCGGCGCTCCTCGACTGGTCCGACGCGGAGGTGCGCGGCCTGGTCGAGGCGGTCGGCGCCGCGGACCTGGTCGTGGTCGCCAGCCCGACGTACAAGGCGACCTACACCGGGCTGCTGAAGCTGTTCCTCGACCGGTTCTCGACCACCGGCCTGCGGGGCGTGGCCGTGCCGCTGATGCTGGGCGCCGGACCGGCCCACGCGCTGGCCCCCGAGCTCGCGCTGCGGCCGCTGCTGGCCGAGATCGGCGGCACCGTGCCGACCCGGGCGCTCTACGTGCTCGACGACCTCCACGACGACCCCGCGGCGTACGCCGAGTGGCTGGCCGAGGCCCGCCCCCGCGTCGCCGCCGCCCTCACCCGGACAGGAGCACCCGCATGA
- a CDS encoding LLM class flavin-dependent oxidoreductase, with translation MSLKFHWFLPTNGGDGRQVVGGGHGVSAGASGRPATVPYLGQIARSAEQLGFEAALTPTGAWCEDAWVSTAMLSSLSERLKFLVAFRPGLTAPFLAAQMAGTFQNLSGGRLLLNVVTGGESHEQRMFGDFLDKDGRYERCDEFLHIVRALWRGETVNFTGKHHSVEDAVLAQRPDPLPEIYFGGSSPAAGRVAAKHADVYLTWGEPPAAVAEKIDWIKGLAKEEGRELRFGIRLHTIARDTSEAAWAEADRLLAGIDDEQIAKVQAGLRRSESVGQQKMLELNGGSKEGLEIHPNLWAGVGLVRGGAGTAMVGSHSEIADLVEQYAAVGIEEFVLSGYPHLEESYWFGEGVLPELTRRGLWQHPAPQATASAAVPFGAAGGSRAAS, from the coding sequence ATGTCCTTGAAGTTCCACTGGTTCCTGCCCACCAACGGCGGCGACGGCCGCCAGGTCGTCGGCGGCGGTCACGGCGTGTCCGCCGGCGCCTCCGGCCGGCCCGCGACCGTGCCGTACCTCGGCCAGATCGCGCGCAGCGCCGAGCAGCTCGGCTTCGAGGCGGCGCTGACCCCGACCGGCGCCTGGTGCGAGGACGCCTGGGTGTCCACGGCGATGCTGAGCAGCCTCTCGGAGCGGCTGAAGTTCCTCGTCGCGTTCCGCCCCGGCCTGACCGCGCCGTTCCTCGCCGCGCAGATGGCGGGCACGTTCCAGAACCTCTCCGGGGGCCGGCTGCTGCTCAACGTCGTCACCGGCGGGGAGAGCCACGAGCAGCGGATGTTCGGCGACTTCCTCGACAAGGACGGCCGCTACGAGCGCTGCGACGAGTTCCTCCACATCGTCCGCGCGCTCTGGCGCGGCGAGACGGTCAACTTCACCGGCAAGCACCACTCGGTGGAGGACGCCGTCCTCGCCCAGCGCCCCGACCCGCTCCCGGAGATCTACTTCGGCGGGTCCTCGCCCGCCGCCGGCCGGGTCGCGGCCAAGCACGCCGACGTCTACCTGACCTGGGGCGAGCCGCCGGCCGCCGTCGCCGAGAAGATCGACTGGATCAAGGGCCTGGCCAAGGAGGAGGGCCGGGAGCTGCGGTTCGGCATCCGCCTCCACACCATCGCCCGCGACACTTCCGAGGCCGCCTGGGCCGAGGCCGACCGGCTGCTCGCCGGCATCGACGACGAGCAGATCGCGAAGGTGCAGGCGGGCCTCAGGCGCAGCGAGTCCGTGGGCCAGCAGAAGATGCTCGAGCTCAACGGCGGCAGCAAGGAGGGCCTCGAGATCCACCCGAACCTGTGGGCGGGCGTCGGCCTGGTCCGCGGCGGCGCCGGCACCGCGATGGTCGGCAGCCACAGCGAGATCGCCGACCTCGTCGAGCAGTACGCCGCGGTGGGGATCGAGGAGTTCGTCCTCTCCGGCTACCCGCACCTGGAGGAGTCCTACTGGTTCGGCGAGGGCGTCCTGCCCGAGCTCACCCGCCGCGGCCTCTGGCAGCACCCGGCGCCGCAGGCGACGGCGTCCGCCGCGGTGCCCTTCGGTGCGGCCGGCGGCAGCAGGGCCGCGTCGTGA